The following are encoded together in the Brassica napus cultivar Da-Ae chromosome A9, Da-Ae, whole genome shotgun sequence genome:
- the LOC106368597 gene encoding B3 domain-containing protein REM10 isoform X1, with product MALCSPTNPHFFQPLLPGFTKHLDIPVAFFLKHLDKRNKGKTAKLRSDTSETTWNVKLDGRRFSDGWEYFAVAHDLRVGDIVVFRHEGELAFHVTALGPSCCEIQYGEDSQEEDKSGELCDAMEEISRKKKRPKTEIDFSKDQSCFVITVTPSNLRRDTVYLPKAFAVVNCLMKKFEIVLVNEERESWKLNLRQDSYLGRFYMSNGWRSFCVANGKKPEDMFTFKMVQNETTPVLKLLPWNNEDLHNPEKVPKKKHQEIEADSSFVAIVTASNIRRDTMYLPKTFAASNGLKSKFKIDLMNEKGESWTIDLRHEPYSGRFLIRSGWRSFCAANGKKPGDMFNFKLIRNVETPVLKLFPLNLPKLEPSEDTRQGLEATEREFLGVETNRDDSRQEAIRKGKWLEANEITIKEENISTTENRFVTLTLTTSKLVSSTTKLLCVFLLFFFTCYGMKSKEQNLQNLPLEFTKGNGIKKAEKIKMIDRYGTTWSTSLLMNKKKRGEMKLGKGCKGFCEVNGVRMGESFVLELVWEDTVPVLKFCYKC from the exons ATGGCTCTCTGTTCTCCAACTAACCCACATTTTTTCCAACCTCTTCTTCCCGGTTTCACTAAGCACCTC GACATTCCTGTGGCATTCTTTTTGAAGCACTTAGATAAACGTAACAAAGGCAAAACGGCAAAGCTGAGATCAGACACATCCGAGACGACCTGGAACGTGAAGCTTGACGGCCGGAGATTCTCTGACGGTTGGGAATATTTCGCCGTCGCTCATGATCTCCGAGTTGGTGACATTGTTGTTTTCAGACACGAAGGAGAGTTAGCGTTCCATGTCACAGCTTTAGGACCAAGTTGTTGTGAGATTCAATATGGAGAAGATAGCCAAGAAGAGGACAAAAGTG GGGAGCTTTGTGATGCTATGGAGGAGATttcaagaaagaagaagagaccaAAGACAGAAATAGATTTTTCAAAAGACCAATCTTGTTTTGTTATTACAGTCACGCCATCAAATCTAAGGCGTGATACAGTG TATCTTCCGAAAGCCTTTGCAGTGGTAAATTGTCTGATGAAGAAATTTGAGATTGTTTTAGTGAATGAAGAACGAGAATCATGGAAGTTAAACTTGAGACAAGATTCATATTTAGGCCGGTTTTACATGAGCAATGGCTGGAGAAGTTTCTGTGTTGCTAACGGGAAGAAACCTGAAGACATGTTCACATTTAAAATGGTCCAAAATGAAACAACACCTGTGCTCAAATTGTTACCGTGGAACAACGAAGATCTGCATAACCCTG AGAAAGTTCCAAAAAAGAAGCATCAAGAAATAGAAGCAGATTCTTCTTTCGTGGCCATTGTCACGGCTTCAAACATAAGGCGCGATACAATG TATCTTCCAAAAACGTTCGCAGCGTCGAATGGTCTAAAAAGTAAATTTAAGATTGATTTAATGAACGAAAAGGGAGAATCATGGACGATAGACTTGAGACACGAGCCATACTCAGGCCGGTTTCTTATAAGAAGCGGCTGGAGAAGCTTTTGCGCAGCTAATGGGAAGAAGCCAGGAGACATGTTCAATTTCAAATTAATCCGAAACGTTGAAACACCTGTCCTTAAGTTGTTCCCTTTGAATCTGCCCAAACTTG AGCCTAGCGAAGACACAAGACAAGGTTTAGAAGCTACGGAAAGAGAGTTTCTTGGTGTAGAAACTAACCGTGATGACTCAAGGCAAGAAGCTATTAGGAAAGGAAAATGGTTAGAAGCTAATGAAATTACCATCAAAGAAGAAAATATCTCAACAACCGAAAACCGATTTGTAACATTAACACTTACAACTAGTAAACTTGTAAGTTCCACGACAAaactcttgtgtgtttttcttttattttttttcacttGCTATGGAATGAAATCTAAAGAACAAAATCTACAGAATCTTCCGTTGGAATTCACGAAGGGGAATGGAATAAAAAAAGCAGAGAAGATAAAGATGATTGACAGGTACGGTACAACATGGTCGACTTCACTACTCatgaataagaagaaaagaggAGAAATGAAATTAGGAAAGGGTTGCAAAGGCTTCTGTGAAGTCAACGGCGTTAGGATGGGCGAGTCTTTTGTCTTGGAGTTGGTTTGGGAAGACACAGTTCCGGTTCTTAAGTTCTGTTACAAATGTTGA
- the LOC106368597 gene encoding B3 domain-containing protein REM10 isoform X2, with the protein MALCSPTNPHFFQPLLPGFTKHLDIPVAFFLKHLDKRNKGKTAKLRSDTSETTWNVKLDGRRFSDGWEYFAVAHDLRVGDIVVFRHEGELAFHVTALGPSCCEIQYGEDSQEEDKSGELCDAMEEISRKKKRPKTEIDFSKDQSCFVITVTPSNLRRDTVYLPKAFAVVNCLMKKFEIVLVNEERESWKLNLRQDSYLGRFYMSNGWRSFCVANGKKPEDMFTFKMVQNETTPVLKLLPWNNEDLHNPEKVPKKKHQEIEADSSFVAIVTASNIRRDTMYLPKTFAASNGLKSKFKIDLMNEKGESWTIDLRHEPYSGRFLIRSGWRSFCAANGKKPGDMFNFKLIRNVETPVLKLFPLNLPKLEPSEDTRQGLEATEREFLGVETNRDDSRQEAIRKGKWLEANEITIKEENISTTENRFVTLTLTTSKLNLPLEFTKGNGIKKAEKIKMIDRYGTTWSTSLLMNKKKRGEMKLGKGCKGFCEVNGVRMGESFVLELVWEDTVPVLKFCYKC; encoded by the exons ATGGCTCTCTGTTCTCCAACTAACCCACATTTTTTCCAACCTCTTCTTCCCGGTTTCACTAAGCACCTC GACATTCCTGTGGCATTCTTTTTGAAGCACTTAGATAAACGTAACAAAGGCAAAACGGCAAAGCTGAGATCAGACACATCCGAGACGACCTGGAACGTGAAGCTTGACGGCCGGAGATTCTCTGACGGTTGGGAATATTTCGCCGTCGCTCATGATCTCCGAGTTGGTGACATTGTTGTTTTCAGACACGAAGGAGAGTTAGCGTTCCATGTCACAGCTTTAGGACCAAGTTGTTGTGAGATTCAATATGGAGAAGATAGCCAAGAAGAGGACAAAAGTG GGGAGCTTTGTGATGCTATGGAGGAGATttcaagaaagaagaagagaccaAAGACAGAAATAGATTTTTCAAAAGACCAATCTTGTTTTGTTATTACAGTCACGCCATCAAATCTAAGGCGTGATACAGTG TATCTTCCGAAAGCCTTTGCAGTGGTAAATTGTCTGATGAAGAAATTTGAGATTGTTTTAGTGAATGAAGAACGAGAATCATGGAAGTTAAACTTGAGACAAGATTCATATTTAGGCCGGTTTTACATGAGCAATGGCTGGAGAAGTTTCTGTGTTGCTAACGGGAAGAAACCTGAAGACATGTTCACATTTAAAATGGTCCAAAATGAAACAACACCTGTGCTCAAATTGTTACCGTGGAACAACGAAGATCTGCATAACCCTG AGAAAGTTCCAAAAAAGAAGCATCAAGAAATAGAAGCAGATTCTTCTTTCGTGGCCATTGTCACGGCTTCAAACATAAGGCGCGATACAATG TATCTTCCAAAAACGTTCGCAGCGTCGAATGGTCTAAAAAGTAAATTTAAGATTGATTTAATGAACGAAAAGGGAGAATCATGGACGATAGACTTGAGACACGAGCCATACTCAGGCCGGTTTCTTATAAGAAGCGGCTGGAGAAGCTTTTGCGCAGCTAATGGGAAGAAGCCAGGAGACATGTTCAATTTCAAATTAATCCGAAACGTTGAAACACCTGTCCTTAAGTTGTTCCCTTTGAATCTGCCCAAACTTG AGCCTAGCGAAGACACAAGACAAGGTTTAGAAGCTACGGAAAGAGAGTTTCTTGGTGTAGAAACTAACCGTGATGACTCAAGGCAAGAAGCTATTAGGAAAGGAAAATGGTTAGAAGCTAATGAAATTACCATCAAAGAAGAAAATATCTCAACAACCGAAAACCGATTTGTAACATTAACACTTACAACTAGTAAACTT AATCTTCCGTTGGAATTCACGAAGGGGAATGGAATAAAAAAAGCAGAGAAGATAAAGATGATTGACAGGTACGGTACAACATGGTCGACTTCACTACTCatgaataagaagaaaagaggAGAAATGAAATTAGGAAAGGGTTGCAAAGGCTTCTGTGAAGTCAACGGCGTTAGGATGGGCGAGTCTTTTGTCTTGGAGTTGGTTTGGGAAGACACAGTTCCGGTTCTTAAGTTCTGTTACAAATGTTGA